One part of the Gemmatimonadota bacterium genome encodes these proteins:
- the mraY gene encoding phospho-N-acetylmuramoyl-pentapeptide-transferase, whose translation MLYELLYPLRDQLFVFNVFRYITFRAAYAALTAFTLSVVLGPWVIAKLRNRGVLKRVRDEGPTAHQTKTGTPTMGGLLILAAIVLPTVLWADMRCPQVRIALFATLWMGAIGFLDDYLQVVRGHPRGLVGRAKIAGQVSLGLIVGAILVAYPEDPNLATQTTVPFLKETLIDLGWAYIPFVILVIAGTSNAVNLTDGLDGLAIGVMVFAALAFAGLSYVSGHAGFSEYLKIPYLQGSGELAVFCASMLGAALGFLWYNAHPAEVFMGDTGSLALGGALGTVAILLKMELILAMVGGLFVLEAVSVILQVASFKIRGKRIFRMAPIHHHFELMGWAENKVVVRFWIVAGLLALLSLSTLKLR comes from the coding sequence ATGCTGTATGAGCTTCTCTATCCGCTTCGCGACCAGCTCTTCGTCTTCAATGTGTTTCGGTACATTACCTTTCGGGCTGCCTATGCGGCGCTGACGGCGTTCACGCTATCGGTGGTGCTGGGGCCGTGGGTGATCGCGAAACTCCGCAACCGTGGAGTTCTCAAGCGCGTCCGGGACGAGGGCCCGACGGCGCATCAGACCAAGACCGGGACTCCGACCATGGGCGGTCTCCTGATTCTGGCCGCCATCGTACTTCCCACGGTTCTCTGGGCGGACATGAGATGCCCGCAGGTTCGCATTGCACTGTTTGCCACACTCTGGATGGGTGCCATCGGCTTCCTCGACGATTACCTGCAGGTCGTTCGCGGCCACCCTCGCGGGCTGGTCGGCCGTGCGAAGATTGCCGGGCAGGTTTCGCTGGGACTGATCGTGGGGGCGATTCTCGTGGCGTACCCGGAGGATCCGAATCTTGCGACACAGACCACGGTCCCTTTCCTCAAGGAGACGCTGATCGATCTGGGCTGGGCGTACATTCCGTTTGTGATTCTGGTCATCGCCGGGACATCCAATGCGGTGAATCTGACCGACGGCCTGGACGGACTGGCGATCGGCGTCATGGTCTTTGCGGCGCTGGCCTTCGCAGGCTTGTCCTATGTGTCCGGGCACGCAGGGTTCTCCGAATACCTGAAGATCCCGTATCTGCAGGGAAGCGGCGAACTGGCGGTCTTCTGTGCGTCCATGCTGGGCGCCGCGCTCGGCTTCCTCTGGTACAACGCGCACCCTGCGGAAGTCTTCATGGGGGACACAGGGTCACTCGCGCTGGGAGGGGCACTGGGAACCGTGGCCATCCTCCTCAAGATGGAGCTGATTCTGGCCATGGTGGGGGGTCTCTTCGTGCTCGAGGCGGTCTCCGTGATTCTCCAGGTGGCATCGTTCAAGATCCGCGGGAAGCGGATCTTCCGCATGGCCCCCATTCACCATCACTTTGAGTTGATGGGGTGGGCGGAGAACAAGGTCGTGGTTCGATTCTGGATCGTGGCGGGGCTTCTTGCGCTGCTGTCGCTGTCCACGCTGAAGTTGAGATGA